From the genome of Bradyrhizobium elkanii USDA 76, one region includes:
- the moaD gene encoding molybdopterin converting factor subunit 1, with amino-acid sequence MKLKYFAWVRERIGKAEEIVEPPADVRTVGDLIGWLAARDDAYAYAFEKPTVIRAAIDHAHVKSDAAISGAREIAFFPPMTGG; translated from the coding sequence ATGAAGCTGAAATATTTCGCCTGGGTGCGTGAACGCATCGGCAAGGCTGAAGAGATCGTCGAGCCGCCGGCCGACGTGCGCACCGTCGGCGACCTGATCGGCTGGCTTGCCGCGCGCGACGATGCATACGCTTATGCGTTCGAGAAGCCGACGGTGATCCGCGCCGCGATCGACCACGCCCATGTCAAATCGGACGCGGCGATCTCCGGCGCCCGCGAGATCGCGTTCTTTCCGCCGATGACCGGCGGCTAA